One Pseudomonas sp. C27(2019) DNA window includes the following coding sequences:
- the recG gene encoding ATP-dependent DNA helicase RecG has protein sequence MAELLVHTPITVLKGVGPAVAEKLAKVGLENLQDVLFHLPSRYQDRTRITPIGALRPGQDAVVAGVVMAANIVMGKRRSLLVRIQDGSGGLTLRFFHFSMAQKNALEKGVQVRCYGEVRPGATGLEIYHPEYRVHNSAEEQPLHTTLTAIYPTTEGLTQLRLRDLCVQALSFLNARSLPDWLPPAMISEYQLGALHEAIRYLHQPPPDADLEELAEGVHWAQQRLAFEEMLTHQLSIQRVRESLRQQRAPQLPPAQKLPQLFLNNLGFTPTGAQHRVGAEIAWDLSQDVPMLRLVQGDVGAGKTVVAALAALQALEAGYQVALMAPTEILAEQHFINFSKWLAPLNIEVAWLAGKLKGKARTKALEQIAGGVPMVVGTHALFQDEVQFHNLALAIIDEQHRFGVQQRLALRKKGVDGLYSPHQLIMTATPIPRTLAMSAYADLDTSVLDELPPGRTPVNTLVLSDTRRPEVIERVRAACLEGRQAYWVCTLIEESEELTCQAAQSTFEDLTLALAGQRVGLIHGRMKSAEKVAVMESFKQGELQLLVATTVIEVGVDVPNASLMIIENPERLGLAQLHQLRGRVGRGSTASHCVLLYHAPLSQIGRERLAIMRETNDGFVIAEKDLELRGPGEMLGTRQTGLLQFKVADLMRDAALLPAVREAACQLLEHWPAHVSPLLERWLKYGQQYGQV, from the coding sequence ATGGCAGAGCTACTGGTGCATACGCCGATTACCGTGCTCAAAGGTGTTGGTCCCGCTGTTGCTGAAAAACTGGCTAAAGTGGGCCTAGAAAACCTGCAGGATGTCTTATTTCATCTGCCTTCACGCTACCAAGACCGCACACGCATTACGCCTATCGGTGCGTTGCGCCCCGGACAAGATGCGGTGGTCGCGGGTGTGGTGATGGCCGCCAATATTGTCATGGGCAAAAGGCGCAGCCTGCTGGTGCGCATCCAAGATGGCAGCGGCGGCCTCACCTTACGTTTTTTTCATTTCAGTATGGCGCAAAAAAATGCACTGGAAAAAGGGGTGCAAGTCCGTTGCTACGGCGAAGTGCGGCCTGGGGCAACAGGATTAGAAATTTATCACCCTGAATACCGCGTGCATAATTCTGCCGAAGAGCAGCCACTGCACACCACGCTTACCGCGATTTACCCAACCACCGAAGGGCTCACGCAATTGCGCTTGCGTGATCTATGCGTACAGGCGTTGAGCTTTTTAAATGCGCGCAGCTTACCGGACTGGCTACCCCCTGCAATGATCAGCGAGTACCAGCTCGGCGCTCTGCATGAAGCGATTCGCTACCTGCACCAACCACCGCCAGATGCTGACCTAGAAGAGCTGGCTGAAGGTGTGCACTGGGCTCAGCAGCGTTTAGCCTTTGAAGAAATGCTGACGCACCAATTATCAATTCAGCGCGTGCGCGAAAGTCTGCGCCAGCAGCGTGCACCACAGCTGCCCCCAGCGCAAAAACTACCGCAACTATTTCTAAATAACCTAGGCTTTACCCCCACTGGCGCACAACACCGTGTCGGTGCAGAAATTGCCTGGGATCTGAGCCAAGATGTACCGATGCTGCGCCTCGTGCAAGGCGATGTCGGCGCTGGCAAAACAGTAGTCGCCGCCTTAGCCGCTTTGCAGGCACTGGAAGCCGGCTATCAAGTGGCGTTAATGGCACCGACTGAGATTCTTGCCGAGCAGCATTTTATAAACTTCAGCAAATGGCTGGCGCCACTCAATATCGAAGTGGCGTGGCTGGCCGGCAAATTGAAAGGTAAAGCGCGCACCAAAGCACTGGAGCAAATAGCAGGCGGTGTTCCCATGGTGGTCGGCACCCATGCGCTCTTTCAAGATGAAGTACAGTTTCATAACCTCGCTTTAGCCATTATTGATGAGCAGCACCGTTTTGGTGTACAGCAGCGTTTAGCCTTGCGTAAGAAGGGTGTCGATGGCCTGTACAGCCCACACCAACTCATCATGACTGCAACCCCGATTCCGCGCACTTTAGCTATGAGCGCGTATGCAGACCTCGACACCTCAGTACTGGATGAGCTGCCGCCCGGTCGCACACCAGTCAACACCCTAGTGCTCAGCGATACGCGCCGCCCAGAAGTCATTGAACGTGTGCGTGCCGCCTGTTTAGAAGGTCGCCAAGCCTATTGGGTGTGCACCCTGATTGAAGAATCAGAAGAGCTGACCTGCCAAGCGGCACAAAGCACCTTTGAAGACTTAACCTTGGCGCTGGCAGGGCAAAGAGTTGGCTTGATCCATGGCCGCATGAAATCAGCAGAAAAAGTTGCGGTCATGGAATCCTTTAAACAAGGCGAGCTGCAATTGTTGGTTGCCACCACGGTGATTGAGGTGGGTGTCGATGTACCCAATGCCAGTCTGATGATCATTGAGAATCCTGAGCGTCTGGGCTTAGCACAATTGCACCAATTGCGTGGCCGAGTAGGACGTGGCAGCACCGCCAGCCACTGCGTCTTGCTTTATCATGCCCCACTATCGCAAATTGGCCGCGAACGTTTGGCGATTATGCGTGAAACCAATGATGGCTTTGTTATTGCCGAAAAAGACTTAGAGCTGCGCGGTCCAGGTGAAATGCTTGGTACTCGGCAAACGGGTTTGTTGCAATTTAAAGTGGCTGATTTAATGCGTGACGCAGCGCTTCTACCTGCCGTGCGCGAGGCCGCGTGCCAGCTGCTTGAACACTGGCCTGCACATGTCAGTCCGCTATTAGAACGCTGGCTCAAATATGGACAACAATATGGCCAAGTTTAA
- a CDS encoding endonuclease/exonuclease/phosphatase family protein, translated as MPRRFNKERSIIRCDANHNVLCSPDSLPRDDRHIRLLSFNIQVGISTSAYRHYLTRSWKHLLPHQERYRNLEKIGFLLNDYDIVALQEADGGSLRSGNINQVQQLAQLGNFPYWYQQRNRDLGRFAQHSNGLLSRLQPQRLEDHPLPGPAGRGAILAQIGSDSDSIAVVSMHLALGTRARQRQLDYIREIVTDYRHIVLMGDMNTHAEDLLINSPLKALNLRAAQTDATFPSWKPQHCLDHILISSELEVSNMSVLPIPISDHLPVSMDIILPDSAPTSLDKIAPY; from the coding sequence ATGCCGCGTCGTTTCAATAAAGAGCGCTCAATTATTCGCTGCGATGCCAACCATAATGTGTTGTGCAGCCCGGATTCCTTGCCGCGTGATGATCGGCACATTCGTTTATTAAGCTTCAATATACAAGTGGGCATCAGCACCAGTGCCTACAGGCACTACCTAACACGCAGCTGGAAGCACCTGTTACCGCATCAGGAGCGTTACCGCAACTTAGAAAAGATCGGCTTTTTGCTCAACGACTACGACATTGTTGCCCTGCAAGAAGCCGATGGTGGCAGTTTACGCTCTGGCAATATCAATCAGGTGCAGCAACTGGCACAGCTGGGTAACTTCCCCTATTGGTATCAACAGCGTAATCGCGATTTAGGCCGATTTGCCCAGCACAGTAACGGCCTCTTAAGCCGCCTGCAGCCACAAAGGCTCGAGGATCATCCACTGCCTGGACCTGCTGGGCGTGGGGCTATTTTGGCGCAAATTGGATCGGATTCAGACTCTATTGCGGTCGTCTCTATGCATCTTGCTCTTGGCACCCGTGCCCGTCAGCGCCAGCTTGACTACATACGCGAAATCGTCACTGACTACCGCCACATTGTGCTTATGGGTGATATGAACACCCATGCTGAAGATTTATTAATTAACTCACCACTCAAAGCGCTGAACTTGCGCGCAGCTCAAACAGACGCAACCTTTCCGAGCTGGAAGCCGCAGCATTGCCTTGATCATATTTTAATCAGTTCTGAACTCGAAGTTAGCAATATGTCAGTGCTACCGATACCTATCTCTGATCACTTACCGGTATCAATGGACATTATTTTACCCGACTCAGCACCCACTTCACTTGACAAGATTGCACCGTATTAG
- a CDS encoding NADH:ubiquinone oxidoreductase: MRACYALLLLLISPHIFAQACIIESVDQRVKVKICQQNRSIPEHLFKSGFCQPQLKGQKTTVTFVEQCPIGAFGICRNAQSAGVPSYQQDIHYYGVASDARYLKPACERQNKGIWTAY, encoded by the coding sequence ATGCGCGCTTGCTATGCCTTATTGCTATTACTGATCAGCCCGCATATTTTTGCCCAGGCCTGCATTATTGAGTCGGTTGATCAGCGGGTTAAAGTAAAAATCTGCCAACAGAATCGAAGTATTCCTGAACATCTGTTTAAAAGTGGTTTTTGTCAGCCGCAATTAAAAGGACAGAAGACCACCGTAACCTTTGTTGAACAATGTCCCATCGGTGCCTTTGGCATCTGCCGCAATGCGCAAAGCGCCGGTGTACCCTCGTACCAGCAAGATATTCATTACTATGGTGTCGCCAGCGATGCGCGTTATCTCAAACCCGCGTGTGAGCGACAAAACAAAGGGATATGGACAGCGTATTAA
- a CDS encoding thiol:disulfide interchange protein DsbA/DsbL — MRNLVLSAVLVGASLFGTTVFAQELVEGRNYVTLSSPVPVAQPEKIEVVAVFGYSCPYCYQLESALAPWSTTLSEDVNFMRMPAMFGGVWDLYGQLFYTLEAMQTDEKVHHSVFDAIHNGGRKLSSLNEITGFIAEQGVDKALFTKTWNSFSVKSQMEKAKKLAMAYQISSVPTLVVNGKYRFDIGMAGGMQETVGVADVLIEKERQSE; from the coding sequence ATGCGCAATTTAGTTTTATCAGCTGTATTGGTCGGTGCCAGCTTATTTGGCACCACAGTGTTTGCGCAAGAGCTGGTTGAGGGCCGCAACTATGTGACCCTAAGCAGTCCAGTGCCTGTTGCACAGCCAGAAAAAATCGAAGTGGTAGCAGTATTTGGCTACAGCTGCCCATATTGCTATCAACTTGAGTCGGCGCTTGCACCATGGTCTACAACGCTATCTGAAGATGTAAACTTTATGCGCATGCCAGCTATGTTTGGTGGTGTTTGGGATTTATACGGCCAACTTTTTTACACCTTAGAAGCCATGCAGACTGATGAAAAAGTTCATCACAGTGTTTTTGATGCAATACACAATGGTGGCCGTAAACTGTCTTCATTGAATGAAATCACCGGCTTTATTGCCGAGCAAGGTGTCGACAAAGCACTGTTTACCAAAACCTGGAACTCCTTTAGCGTAAAAAGCCAAATGGAAAAAGCTAAGAAACTCGCCATGGCGTATCAAATCAGCAGTGTTCCAACCCTAGTGGTTAATGGTAAATACCGTTTTGATATCGGTATGGCTGGCGGCATGCAGGAAACTGTAGGCGTTGCCGATGTGCTGATTGAAAAAGAACGCCAATCTGAATAG
- a CDS encoding GTP-binding protein — MLQHIPTHVISGSLGAGKTSVLRSLMAQRPSHERWAVLINEFGDIGLDSALLDGDQQGVSFTEVAGGCVCCVNGVPFQVGLVQLLRKAKPDRLFIEPSGLGHPLQLLEQLRDVPWLDVLAVQPMVLVLDAQKNNSATALASIEPGLLAQTGLLLVNKCDGITPEQEQLWQQAFAPLPLHCTRQGQLAYALLPGYQQQAGQQAAEDVFAPASVAVGVLWRDPQQPICSVNAQAEGWSIGWRWHPSQQFELMRVQLWLMQMSWQRAKCVLHTNAGWLSGNALGGQSIQWQNTEWRKDSRLELIFAEAQDQQRLTAELALCRVTQSFSQK, encoded by the coding sequence ATGTTGCAGCATATTCCAACACATGTGATTTCAGGGTCTTTGGGGGCAGGCAAAACCAGCGTATTGCGCAGCTTAATGGCGCAGCGCCCCAGCCATGAGCGCTGGGCGGTGTTGATCAATGAGTTTGGTGATATTGGCCTTGATAGCGCTTTGCTCGATGGTGACCAACAAGGCGTTAGTTTTACCGAGGTGGCGGGCGGCTGTGTCTGTTGTGTCAATGGTGTGCCGTTCCAAGTGGGATTGGTGCAGTTACTGCGTAAAGCCAAGCCAGACCGCTTGTTTATTGAGCCATCGGGTTTGGGCCATCCGCTGCAGTTGCTTGAGCAGTTGCGTGACGTGCCTTGGTTGGATGTACTAGCAGTGCAACCGATGGTGCTGGTGCTTGATGCACAAAAAAACAACAGTGCGACTGCATTGGCGAGCATAGAGCCGGGATTGTTGGCGCAAACAGGTTTACTGCTGGTGAATAAGTGTGATGGCATCACACCCGAGCAAGAGCAGCTCTGGCAGCAAGCCTTTGCGCCATTACCGTTGCATTGCACGCGCCAAGGTCAGCTGGCTTATGCATTATTGCCCGGCTATCAGCAACAAGCGGGGCAGCAGGCTGCTGAAGATGTGTTTGCACCTGCCAGTGTTGCAGTGGGCGTGCTTTGGCGTGACCCGCAACAGCCGATCTGCTCGGTTAACGCGCAAGCAGAGGGGTGGAGTATCGGCTGGCGCTGGCATCCCTCGCAGCAGTTTGAGTTGATGCGCGTGCAGCTGTGGTTGATGCAAATGTCTTGGCAGCGCGCCAAGTGTGTCTTGCATACCAATGCCGGTTGGCTGTCAGGCAATGCGTTGGGTGGGCAAAGCATTCAATGGCAAAATACCGAGTGGCGCAAAGATTCACGCTTGGAGCTGATTTTTGCTGAGGCGCAAGATCAACAGCGCTTAACTGCAGAGCTCGCCTTATGCCGTGTTACCCAGTCATTTAGCCAAAAATAA
- a CDS encoding alpha/beta fold hydrolase, which yields MNLLPWAYTTSAQITLRGWHSTPSGKPVLHFLHGNGFCGRVYEPMLERLSADFDLWLCDIQGHGDSDAGTHFLGWNRNAELAVEAFQAQSQMFASVPVYAAAHSLGGVLTSLIMAQHPQLFKRTVLLDPVIFTPALQMFIKTCERLGVTGFNKLAKRTAVRRMHWPDRQTAYASLTGRGAFKDWAPEALTAFVDHALRPAEQGGVQLKCAPQLEATIFSSAANGLWRALRQVQTPVLMLYGTQTFPFVIKSAALWQQRNRYLRTEQVTGGHCFIQQDPATAAQRVRTFLLSATC from the coding sequence ATGAATCTACTGCCATGGGCATACACAACGAGTGCCCAGATTACTTTGCGTGGCTGGCACAGCACGCCCTCGGGCAAACCAGTTTTGCATTTCCTACATGGCAATGGTTTTTGTGGGCGGGTGTATGAGCCAATGCTGGAGCGCTTAAGTGCTGATTTTGATCTGTGGCTGTGTGATATTCAGGGGCATGGTGACAGTGATGCAGGGACGCACTTCCTAGGTTGGAATCGCAATGCTGAGCTGGCTGTTGAGGCTTTTCAAGCACAGAGTCAAATGTTCGCTAGCGTCCCTGTATATGCCGCAGCACATAGCCTCGGCGGGGTATTAACCAGCTTAATTATGGCGCAACATCCGCAGTTGTTTAAACGCACGGTGCTCTTGGACCCCGTTATTTTTACCCCAGCATTGCAAATGTTTATTAAAACCTGTGAGCGCTTAGGTGTGACTGGGTTTAACAAACTGGCCAAGAGAACTGCTGTGCGCCGTATGCATTGGCCGGATCGGCAAACAGCTTATGCGAGCTTAACTGGTCGCGGTGCCTTTAAAGATTGGGCTCCTGAGGCGCTGACAGCCTTTGTTGATCATGCTTTGCGACCTGCGGAGCAGGGCGGCGTGCAGCTAAAATGTGCACCGCAGCTTGAGGCAACTATTTTCAGTTCAGCTGCCAATGGTTTATGGCGTGCTTTGCGTCAAGTGCAAACGCCTGTGTTGATGCTGTATGGCACTCAGACCTTTCCATTTGTGATTAAATCGGCAGCCTTGTGGCAGCAGCGCAACAGGTATTTGCGTACGGAGCAGGTCACAGGAGGGCATTGTTTTATACAACAAGACCCTGCAACAGCAGCACAGCGGGTGCGTACATTTTTACTGAGTGCTACTTGCTAA
- the ccoN gene encoding cytochrome-c oxidase, cbb3-type subunit I — MNTATQQAVAYNYKVVRQFTIATLIWGLLGMSMGVFIAAQLVWPELNFDLPWTSFGRIRPIHTNIVIFAFGGCALISTSLYIVQRSCYARLPSDRAASLLFWGWQAMLLATVTSYALGYTTSKEYAEMEWPLAIVLAVLWLIYLWLFFGTIVRRQTSHIYVANWFYGAFIIVTAMVHIINHAATPVSLLKSYSLYSGATDAMVQWWFGHSVVGFILSVGFLGMMYYFVPKQVNRPIYSYRLSIVHFWAIISVYIWAGPHHLHYTALPDWAQSLGMVMSIILLVPSWGGMINGMMTLSGAWHKLRSDPILRFLVVALAFYGMSTFEGPMMAIKTVNSLSHYTDWTIGHVHAGALGWVAMVSFGSLYHMIPKLWNHAEMYSTRLINLHFWLATAGTVIYIAAMWVNGLTQGLMWRAINDDGTLSYSFVEALQASHAGYIARLIGGSLFLLGMLLMLCNTWLTLRRPAQQPAPDNVPAAQPVEV; from the coding sequence ATGAATACTGCAACTCAGCAGGCTGTTGCCTACAACTATAAAGTGGTTCGCCAGTTCACCATTGCCACTTTAATCTGGGGCTTATTAGGGATGAGCATGGGCGTCTTTATTGCCGCGCAGCTGGTCTGGCCAGAACTCAATTTCGATCTACCTTGGACCAGTTTTGGTCGTATTCGTCCTATTCACACCAACATCGTGATTTTTGCCTTCGGTGGTTGCGCACTGATTTCCACTTCTTTGTATATTGTCCAGCGCAGCTGCTATGCACGCCTGCCTTCTGATCGCGCAGCAAGCCTGCTGTTTTGGGGTTGGCAAGCAATGTTGCTCGCGACTGTCACCAGCTATGCGCTGGGTTATACCACCAGCAAAGAATACGCAGAAATGGAATGGCCTTTGGCTATCGTTCTAGCTGTACTGTGGTTGATCTATCTGTGGCTATTTTTCGGCACCATTGTGCGCCGCCAAACCTCACACATTTATGTAGCCAATTGGTTTTATGGTGCTTTTATCATCGTTACTGCGATGGTGCATATTATTAACCACGCAGCGACCCCGGTATCTCTGCTGAAATCTTACTCATTATATTCGGGCGCAACCGACGCCATGGTGCAATGGTGGTTTGGTCATAGCGTTGTCGGCTTTATTTTGTCGGTCGGCTTCCTCGGTATGATGTATTACTTTGTGCCCAAACAGGTCAATCGTCCGATTTATTCCTACCGTTTATCCATCGTGCATTTCTGGGCGATTATTTCAGTATATATCTGGGCTGGCCCGCACCACCTGCACTACACAGCGCTACCCGACTGGGCGCAAAGTTTAGGCATGGTGATGTCGATTATTCTGCTGGTGCCAAGCTGGGGCGGGATGATTAACGGTATGATGACCTTATCCGGTGCTTGGCATAAGTTACGCAGCGACCCAATCTTACGTTTCTTAGTTGTTGCGCTCGCTTTTTATGGCATGTCGACCTTTGAAGGCCCAATGATGGCGATCAAAACTGTCAACTCTTTGTCGCACTATACTGACTGGACTATCGGTCACGTACATGCCGGCGCTTTAGGCTGGGTGGCAATGGTCAGCTTTGGTAGTCTTTATCACATGATTCCCAAACTCTGGAACCATGCCGAGATGTACAGCACGCGTTTGATTAACCTGCACTTCTGGCTGGCTACAGCTGGTACGGTGATTTATATCGCCGCGATGTGGGTCAACGGCCTCACCCAAGGCCTGATGTGGCGTGCAATTAATGATGACGGCACCTTGTCTTATTCATTTGTCGAGGCTTTACAAGCATCCCATGCAGGCTATATCGCACGCTTAATTGGCGGCTCACTGTTTCTTCTCGGTATGCTACTAATGCTGTGCAACACTTGGCTGACCTTGCGCAGACCCGCGCAACAACCAGCTCCAGACAATGTACCTGCAGCACAACCTGTGGAGGTTTAA
- a CDS encoding HDOD domain-containing protein: MRYADPTATDKSISTAVTHALDAAQVTFSVHSAHTVEPALRVHAILLQHLGQQRLVLIPRNHILDLGQLNTLTGENWQALTTFPPAASFYSMDALPAMPALFNMPCLYASSLLAQPMAYIESGVKGVLLGLTAADLKKLLVNAQAMDCSQAVPSKHPNHRPVSDDAQGIEQAVITLTSRRIHKRLEETLEIPVLSDTAKKVLRLRTDPLAGVDELAAIVETDPPLAAQVISWAVSPYYAAPGKIRSVEDAIVRVLGFDLVINLALGLSLGKSLPLPKDRPLHRTPYWHQAIYTAALIEGLARAMPINNKPENGLVYLAGLLHNLGFALLAHTFPSYFSLVCRSLEVNLHLSHSVIEQHILGTTREQMGAWLMQCWHIPEELVYALRYQDDPSYQGAHAHYPNLNFLAQRLLAQQGIGYTHDSNIPDSLYQRLDISADSAQQALQRVLDAELALQELVKQFSK; encoded by the coding sequence ATGCGTTATGCCGACCCTACTGCTACTGATAAGTCTATTTCAACTGCTGTTACTCATGCTTTAGATGCAGCACAAGTCACCTTTAGTGTTCACTCAGCTCATACTGTTGAGCCCGCATTGCGGGTGCATGCCATTCTGCTACAGCACCTTGGTCAGCAACGCTTGGTGCTTATTCCGCGCAATCATATCCTCGACTTAGGCCAGCTTAATACGCTAACAGGTGAGAACTGGCAGGCGTTAACGACGTTCCCGCCTGCAGCCAGTTTTTACTCAATGGACGCGCTGCCGGCCATGCCGGCATTATTTAACATGCCATGCTTATACGCATCGTCTTTACTAGCGCAGCCCATGGCTTATATTGAGTCAGGTGTGAAGGGCGTTCTACTTGGTCTTACAGCAGCAGACTTAAAAAAACTGCTAGTCAACGCGCAAGCCATGGACTGCAGCCAAGCAGTGCCTTCAAAACATCCTAATCATCGCCCTGTGAGCGATGATGCACAGGGTATTGAGCAAGCTGTTATCACTTTAACGTCTCGTCGTATCCATAAACGCCTCGAAGAAACCTTAGAAATCCCAGTGCTTAGCGACACAGCAAAAAAAGTCCTGCGCTTACGTACTGACCCCCTGGCGGGTGTTGATGAGCTGGCCGCTATCGTAGAAACCGATCCACCGCTGGCCGCTCAAGTGATCAGCTGGGCGGTATCGCCCTATTATGCTGCGCCAGGCAAAATCCGCTCTGTAGAAGATGCAATTGTGCGTGTTTTAGGCTTTGACTTAGTGATTAATCTAGCTCTGGGCTTATCATTGGGTAAAAGCCTTCCTTTGCCTAAAGATCGGCCTCTGCACCGCACACCCTATTGGCACCAAGCCATTTACACCGCAGCACTTATTGAGGGCCTAGCCCGTGCTATGCCGATCAACAACAAGCCTGAAAATGGCTTAGTTTATCTTGCTGGCCTTTTACATAACTTGGGTTTTGCGCTGTTGGCGCATACCTTTCCATCGTATTTTTCGCTTGTCTGCCGCTCTCTGGAAGTCAATTTACACTTAAGCCATAGCGTGATTGAACAGCACATACTCGGCACAACTCGCGAACAAATGGGTGCATGGCTGATGCAATGCTGGCACATCCCTGAGGAGTTGGTCTATGCACTGCGTTATCAAGATGACCCTAGCTATCAAGGCGCCCACGCCCACTATCCTAATCTTAACTTTTTAGCACAGCGCTTACTCGCACAACAGGGGATTGGCTACACGCATGACAGTAACATTCCTGACAGCCTGTATCAGCGTTTAGACATCTCAGCAGACAGCGCACAACAGGCATTACAGCGCGTGCTTGACGCAGAACTGGCACTGCAAGAGCTGGTAAAGCAGTTTAGCAAGTAG
- a CDS encoding LysR family transcriptional regulator has translation MDIELARTFLVIVRCGSFVAAAEQLCVTQTTVTARVKNLEAQLNCSLFVRNRAGASLTVHGEHFVHYAHQLLQIWEAARTALPFPESLQVQVRLAAETSLWNPLLKDWFMQLSKEQTSYAVNASVYDVSTLCKKLESAELDAVLMHQPHYWPGLQVEQLLEEKLVLVQSVLQPEPYIYIDWGTLFRQQHDAVLPEHAHSAMRCNFGPLGLHTILQHGGRGYFRTRVVEPYIAEGALQRVAHAPEFSWPLYVVYADGQPNAAVEHALSVLKTLMQADASWQ, from the coding sequence ATGGATATAGAACTTGCTCGTACCTTTTTAGTGATTGTCCGCTGCGGCAGTTTTGTTGCTGCGGCTGAGCAGTTGTGTGTCACGCAAACCACAGTCACCGCGCGGGTTAAAAACCTTGAAGCACAGCTTAATTGCTCTTTGTTTGTACGCAACCGCGCCGGCGCCAGTTTGACCGTGCATGGCGAGCACTTTGTGCATTATGCGCATCAGTTGCTACAAATATGGGAGGCTGCGCGCACTGCTTTGCCTTTTCCAGAAAGCCTGCAAGTGCAAGTGCGCCTAGCGGCGGAAACCAGTTTGTGGAATCCGCTGCTCAAAGATTGGTTTATGCAGCTGTCTAAAGAGCAGACCAGTTATGCGGTCAATGCCAGCGTGTACGATGTCAGCACCCTGTGTAAAAAATTAGAAAGTGCTGAGTTGGATGCCGTGTTAATGCATCAGCCGCACTATTGGCCAGGCTTGCAGGTGGAGCAGCTTCTCGAAGAAAAACTGGTGCTGGTGCAATCGGTATTGCAACCTGAGCCTTATATCTATATTGATTGGGGAACATTGTTTCGTCAGCAACATGATGCCGTGTTACCTGAGCATGCACATAGCGCTATGCGCTGCAATTTTGGTCCGCTGGGTCTGCATACGATTTTGCAGCATGGTGGTCGTGGTTATTTTAGAACCCGTGTGGTTGAGCCGTATATTGCTGAGGGCGCCTTGCAGCGTGTAGCGCATGCGCCTGAGTTTTCTTGGCCACTGTATGTCGTTTATGCTGATGGGCAACCCAACGCAGCTGTAGAGCATGCATTAAGCGTGTTAAAAACGTTAATGCAAGCGGATGCCAGTTGGCAGTAA